A DNA window from Arachis hypogaea cultivar Tifrunner chromosome 18, arahy.Tifrunner.gnm2.J5K5, whole genome shotgun sequence contains the following coding sequences:
- the LOC112772500 gene encoding uncharacterized protein isoform X1 translates to MSAPNHQIPLQNNGMGMQNQPQMGAANQLNQNLMPPYVSNMQPSMNTHQFMNAANHLLPLQNNQLHMSNMGMSVPPQGPSHAGFGPQNGVSNAGYNPMFQAQGQVMHNAAQINLSQFQGHILAQSILSMLQQPNMNMNIPNGQFSSQFPVQNMNQQLPMQVPNPSQVGLHGVHPGSGPMFGFPGQVPQAMVSQNPMFSSMLHTGLVQGNQVRPQFDQNEKSLVLPNGNTNAFVSSSFSSMQLQGNSSASHAQTNANSNTKSNDRNSSWKGSQSKNFKNKQTRGGFQGRFQKCKFPKEHRDKGPNNGRIEHQQKPKFSLNPKEQQQEPKRPFFVTYTDQEIRQWREARRKNHPFNNIQKKQSEHTRSPKVDRVVLQRELKQVLAKQAELGVEVAEIPSYYLKDRENQGPQSEGKDTLNNKKRKFQNKFNRKPDRKDRFSKKQKFTDKDSLEQRPSITKKKPTLLQKLLSADIKKDKSHLIQAFRFMVTNSFFKYYPDKPLIYPSVVVKETGSEGNAGEKHLHAGKDVLDHDNKKTVKKIVNDDINDVHFIEEEESDDDDYENLQKEPSSLVQRQRDNGIGIEKCDEEEGEIID, encoded by the exons ATGAGTGCTCCTAACCATCAAATTCCATTGCAAAACAATGGCATGGGGATGCAGAACCAGCCTCAAATGGGTGCAGCCAACCAACTAAACCAAAACTTGATGCCACCCTATGTGTCAAACATGCAACCATCGATGAACACacaccaattcatgaatgctgcTAATCATCTCCTTCCATTGCAAAATAACCAGTTGCATATGTCTAATATGGGTATGAGTGTTCCTCCGCAGGGTCCATCCCATGCAGGATTTGGTCCCCAAAATGGTGTGAGCAATGCTGGTTACAATCCAATGTTTCAGGCTCAAGGACAAGTCATGCACAATGCTGCTCAAATCAATTTGTCTCAATTCCAGGGGCATATTCTAGCACAAAGTATTCTGAGCATGCTTCAGCAGCctaatatgaatatgaatataCCTAATGGTCAATTTTCTTCTCAGTTTCCTGTGCAAAATATGAATCAGCAGTTACCTATGCAAGTGCCGAATCCTTCTCAAGTTGGTCTGCATGGTGTGCATCCTGGTTCTGGCCCCATGTTTGGCTTTCCAGGTCAAGTGCCTCAGGCCATGGTTTCTCAAAATCCAATGTTTTCTTCAATGCTGCATACGGGTCTAGTGCAAGGAAATCAGGTCAGGCCACAGTTTGACCAGAATGAGAAAAGCCTGGTTCTACCAAATGGGAACACAAATGCCTTTGTCTCATCATCTTTTTCATCTATGCAGTTGCAGGGGAATAGTTCTGCATCACATGCACAA ACAAATGCGAATAGCAATACCAAAAGTAACGATCGAAATTCTAGCTGGAAAGGATCACAAAGCAAAAACTTCAAAAATAAACAAACTCGAGGGGGGTTTCAAGGAAG ATTCCAGAAGTGTAAGTTTCCTAAAGAACATAGGGACAAAG GGCCAAACAATGGAAGAATTGAACATCAGCAGAAACCAAAATTCAGTTTGAATCCTAAGGAACAACAGCAGGAACCAAAAAG ACCATTCTTCGTAACTTACACTGACCAAGAAATCCGACAATGGCGGGAAGCTCGGAGGAAGAATCATCCTTTCAACAACATCCAGAAG AAACAGAGCGAGCATACGAGAAGCCCCAAGGTGGATAGGGTTGTCTTACAAAGAGAG CTCAAGCAGGTTTTAGCTAAGCAAGCTGAGTTGGGAGTTGAAGTTGCTGAAATACCATCCTACTATCTGAAGGATCGTGAAAATCAAGGTCCTCAGAGTGAAGGAAAAGACACACTTAACAACAAAAAGAGGAAATTCCAGAACAAGTTCAACAGGAAACCTGACAGAAAAGATCGGTTCTCCAAGAAACAGAAGTTTACAGACAAAGATTCTTTAGAACAACGACCTTCTATAACCAAGAAGAAGCCAACTTTATTGCAGAAACTCCTGAGTGCTGATATAAAGAAGGATAAGAGTCACCTGATTCAGGCTTTCAGGTTCATGGTAACAAATTCCTTCTTTAAATACTATCCAGATAAGCCACTGATATATCCATCAGTGGTGGTTAAAGAAACCGGGTCTGAAGGCAATGCGGGAGAAAAACATTTGCACGCTGGAAAAGATGTTCTTGACCATGATAACAAGAAAACggttaaaaaaattgtaaatgacGACATTAATGATGTCCATTTCATTGAAGAGGAAGagagtgatgatgatgattatgaaaaTCTGCAAAAAGAACCATCTTCCTTGGTTCAAAGACAACGTGATAATGGAATAGGCATTGAGAAATGTGACGAAGAAGAGGGAGAAATCATTGATTGA
- the LOC112772500 gene encoding uncharacterized protein isoform X2, with protein MSAPNHQIPLQNNGMGMQNQPQMGAANQLNQNLMPPYVSNMQPSMNTHQFMNAANHLLPLQNNQLHMSNMGMSVPPQGPSHAGFGPQNGVSNAGYNPMFQAQGQVMHNAAQINLSQFQGHILAQSILSMLQQPNMNMNIPNGQFSSQFPVQNMNQQLPMQVPNPSQVGLHGVHPGSGPMFGFPGQVPQAMVSQNPMFSSMLHTGLVQGNQLQGNSSASHAQTNANSNTKSNDRNSSWKGSQSKNFKNKQTRGGFQGRFQKCKFPKEHRDKGPNNGRIEHQQKPKFSLNPKEQQQEPKRPFFVTYTDQEIRQWREARRKNHPFNNIQKKQSEHTRSPKVDRVVLQRELKQVLAKQAELGVEVAEIPSYYLKDRENQGPQSEGKDTLNNKKRKFQNKFNRKPDRKDRFSKKQKFTDKDSLEQRPSITKKKPTLLQKLLSADIKKDKSHLIQAFRFMVTNSFFKYYPDKPLIYPSVVVKETGSEGNAGEKHLHAGKDVLDHDNKKTVKKIVNDDINDVHFIEEEESDDDDYENLQKEPSSLVQRQRDNGIGIEKCDEEEGEIID; from the exons ATGAGTGCTCCTAACCATCAAATTCCATTGCAAAACAATGGCATGGGGATGCAGAACCAGCCTCAAATGGGTGCAGCCAACCAACTAAACCAAAACTTGATGCCACCCTATGTGTCAAACATGCAACCATCGATGAACACacaccaattcatgaatgctgcTAATCATCTCCTTCCATTGCAAAATAACCAGTTGCATATGTCTAATATGGGTATGAGTGTTCCTCCGCAGGGTCCATCCCATGCAGGATTTGGTCCCCAAAATGGTGTGAGCAATGCTGGTTACAATCCAATGTTTCAGGCTCAAGGACAAGTCATGCACAATGCTGCTCAAATCAATTTGTCTCAATTCCAGGGGCATATTCTAGCACAAAGTATTCTGAGCATGCTTCAGCAGCctaatatgaatatgaatataCCTAATGGTCAATTTTCTTCTCAGTTTCCTGTGCAAAATATGAATCAGCAGTTACCTATGCAAGTGCCGAATCCTTCTCAAGTTGGTCTGCATGGTGTGCATCCTGGTTCTGGCCCCATGTTTGGCTTTCCAGGTCAAGTGCCTCAGGCCATGGTTTCTCAAAATCCAATGTTTTCTTCAATGCTGCATACGGGTCTAGTGCAAGGAAATCAG TTGCAGGGGAATAGTTCTGCATCACATGCACAA ACAAATGCGAATAGCAATACCAAAAGTAACGATCGAAATTCTAGCTGGAAAGGATCACAAAGCAAAAACTTCAAAAATAAACAAACTCGAGGGGGGTTTCAAGGAAG ATTCCAGAAGTGTAAGTTTCCTAAAGAACATAGGGACAAAG GGCCAAACAATGGAAGAATTGAACATCAGCAGAAACCAAAATTCAGTTTGAATCCTAAGGAACAACAGCAGGAACCAAAAAG ACCATTCTTCGTAACTTACACTGACCAAGAAATCCGACAATGGCGGGAAGCTCGGAGGAAGAATCATCCTTTCAACAACATCCAGAAG AAACAGAGCGAGCATACGAGAAGCCCCAAGGTGGATAGGGTTGTCTTACAAAGAGAG CTCAAGCAGGTTTTAGCTAAGCAAGCTGAGTTGGGAGTTGAAGTTGCTGAAATACCATCCTACTATCTGAAGGATCGTGAAAATCAAGGTCCTCAGAGTGAAGGAAAAGACACACTTAACAACAAAAAGAGGAAATTCCAGAACAAGTTCAACAGGAAACCTGACAGAAAAGATCGGTTCTCCAAGAAACAGAAGTTTACAGACAAAGATTCTTTAGAACAACGACCTTCTATAACCAAGAAGAAGCCAACTTTATTGCAGAAACTCCTGAGTGCTGATATAAAGAAGGATAAGAGTCACCTGATTCAGGCTTTCAGGTTCATGGTAACAAATTCCTTCTTTAAATACTATCCAGATAAGCCACTGATATATCCATCAGTGGTGGTTAAAGAAACCGGGTCTGAAGGCAATGCGGGAGAAAAACATTTGCACGCTGGAAAAGATGTTCTTGACCATGATAACAAGAAAACggttaaaaaaattgtaaatgacGACATTAATGATGTCCATTTCATTGAAGAGGAAGagagtgatgatgatgattatgaaaaTCTGCAAAAAGAACCATCTTCCTTGGTTCAAAGACAACGTGATAATGGAATAGGCATTGAGAAATGTGACGAAGAAGAGGGAGAAATCATTGATTGA